A single window of Aspergillus flavus chromosome 4, complete sequence DNA harbors:
- a CDS encoding L-PSP endoribonuclease family protein gives MSHLTYHNFEGSATKRNTNTVKPYAPVTASNVPGKIDQAFANVDMNLKHAGGKGWEQVFRVDSYHIPLDDEALEAMVRNLKEYMPNHEPIWTVLGVSRLAEDDMRVEIEVVAHDPK, from the exons ATGTCACATTTGACCTACCATAATTTCGAGGGAAGCGCAACCAAGAGAAATACAAATACAGTCAAGCCGTACGCACCGGTGACCGCATCGAATGTACCGGGCAAG ATCGATCAGGCTTTTGCCAATGTGGACATGAATCTCAAGCATGCCGGAGGAAAAGGCTGGGAGCAGGTCTTCCGGGTTGATTCTTACCATATTCCTCTCGATGATGAGGCCCTGGAAGCTATGGTCCGCAATCTCAAGGAGTACATGCCTAATCATGAGCCCATCTGGACTGTGCTCGGGGTATCGCGCTTGGCAGAGGATGATATGCGTGTTGAGATTGAGGTTGTGGCACATGATCCGAAATAG